Sequence from the Methanococcoides methylutens genome:
ATCCCCGCTTAATCCGTTTATGATCGATATTTTAGTGACATCTGCATAGCTAACGTTCAGTATTTCTGATCTTATGCCTTTTTCAGAGTCATCCTTGGTAAATTCCGTGAAACCTACTAAACCGATTATGACAATGAATAAAATTACCACATGTATTATTTTAACCAATTCTATCGCCCCATGTGCCTTTCCATAAAAAATAAACAGTTAGAGAACCTGTTTCACAACAGATTCTCTAATAATTATATTAAACAATATACACCATGTCGTCAATATAACCATCCACATACACATAGACGTCATTTCTGCCCCATCCATTATTAACTACTATATATTTTTCATTGATAAGTTCAACGTACCCATGTGCTATTATCCAGTGTTCTCCATATGTTGGATGATTGTCTGTATCAACAATTACAGGTTTATCTGAATTGATAAGAGACTTTAGCTCACTAAAACTAAAAGAGTATTGAGACTCTGCGCTGTAATAATTAGCTAGATTCCGATCTTCTAAGTAATCATTCAGTCCATTCATAACTGTTGAGGTACCCGTACCTTGGTTTGGAATATAGCCACCATTAATTATGAGGTTCAATAAATCATCTTGATTTTCGTTGCTTGAGTCAACAAAGTCATCGTCATGATGGTCATCGAAATATATTAGCGTTATACCAGCAGCGATAGGTCCACAGAATATGTTGCCATCTTCCCACGTTTTCAATGAATAGTCCAATGATCCACTTCCGATAGATCGTACACTTGCCCCAATGCTTGAGGTTTTCAGATCAGCAAGTTTCTTATCTTTATCCGCACTTGCAATTGCGTAAACATATTCAGGTGTTAC
This genomic interval carries:
- a CDS encoding C39 family peptidase; the protein is MKAKEMRIATLTLIAMFVVIMAVVPVAMGQENDFSTEKEYGELFLKNMDESKKLINPISLNNMNGDLEAVSFSLMNGGYIIINVNDLSVPEFSLERNTPFNDRNKKYVYNGPLAYMEDKQGTLFRMGMGNTADEAVTPEYVYAIASADKDKKLADLKTSSIGASVRSIGSGSLDYSLKTWEDGNIFCGPIAAGITLIYFDDHHDDDFVDSSNENQDDLLNLIINGGYIPNQGTGTSTVMNGLNDYLEDRNLANYYSAESQYSFSFSELKSLINSDKPVIVDTDNHPTYGEHWIIAHGYVELINEKYIVVNNGWGRNDVYVYVDGYIDDMVYIV